The following is a genomic window from Takifugu rubripes chromosome 13, fTakRub1.2, whole genome shotgun sequence.
CAGGAGGTAAGCAGCACGTAACAAACCGCAACCAAAGAAGTCATCTAGGTCACACAGAGTAGCAAATCGATGCTGTGTTTTTGCAGCGGTGATGACGGTTGTCTCCACTATGGTTCTGCAGAACTTCACAGACTGGTTTTCAGTCGGCGAGAGATGCGACGCGCCGGATGCTCTGCTAGTGAAGGGATGTGCCAGGAGCTACCTAGAGTTCCCCGTTTCCAAAGCCCAAGTCCTTCAGGATCTCCCATTGGGAAAGAAATCTGAAACTCACAACAGCACTCAGATCTCACCTCAGAAGATCGCTCTAAAGATGCGACCTGGTAAGTGACGCATTTTCGATTTGATTGAGGTTTTGGCTGCCTGTTCCTCAGTAAAGATGAGGTGTTTGTGTTGGGTTTCGTGCAGGTAGTCAGGTGACTTTCCAGGTGAAGGTGCAGCACACAGAGGACTACCCTGTGGATCTCTACTACCTGATGGACCTGTCTGCGTCCATGATGGACGATCTGCAGAAGATCAAAGATTTGGGGTCCAGTCTTTCGAAGGAAATGGCGAACCTCACGAGTAAATTTCACATGGGCTTTGGCTCATTTGTGGAGAAACCCACCCTACCGTTCATCAAGatcacagaagaagagctggCGGACCCCTGCAGGTAGAAAACGAGACCGCTGCGGCAGTCAGGTTAAAAATCATTTCTTGACCTCTGTTTCGTTTTTCTCAGtggcatctcctcctccctaaCCTGCCTGCCAACATTTGGATACAAACACATGCTGTCGCTGACGAGCGACACCGACAAGTTCAACCAGATCATTGCGAAGCAGCGCGTATCTGCGAACATTGACCTGCCAGAGTGTGGGTTTGACGCCATCATGCAGGCAGCTGTCTGTGGGGTGAGAGGTGTGAGCGTAGCTGCAGTCCACTTCAACTCACTTGTGTTGTTTATGCGTCGGTGTGCATCACTTGGCAGGACAAAATAGGATGGAGGAATGACTCGATGCGATTGTTGGTGTTCGTCAGTGATGCCGACTCACATTTCGGGATGGACAGCAAAATGGCCGGCATCGTGATTCCCAACGACGGCCACTGTCACTTGGATGCCAACAATGAATACTCCATGTCCACCATGCTGGTACATCAATATTAACAAATGTTATTAGGCAGCAGctgtgatttgtttttttttatattgtcTTTATTTGAATACTTTTCATTCAGTGTGTGAGTCATTTCAACGCCATGAGTCAACAATGCTTTCGCTGTTATCACATGTTGTCATTATTCTCCTGAAGGAGTATCCAACTCTCGGTCAGCTAATTGATAAGGTGGTGGAAAACAACATCCTGCTGATATTCGCTGTGACAGAACCACAGATACACAATTACAAGGTGAGGGTTTGTTTACATTTCTGAGCTGTCCTTGGAGCGAGGAAAATGTTCCACTTTCATcgagatttttttttggggggtgggggggttagtcCATCTAGACAAATACGTACACGTTTCAGTGACGTTGGTATTTTTTCCCTTTCTAACAGAACTATGCAAATTTCATACCAGGGGCCACTGTTGGAGTCCTGGCAACGGATTCGAGGAACATTTTGGAGCTGATTGTAACAGCATACAAAGTAAATAAATAGTCATTGTCGTCTGTTGTGTCAACTGTAAAAATACGCCAAATTAATTCGGAAAATGATGAGTGATTTCATTTATCCAGAACCAGTAGATCCTGGTTTCACCTatctctctcttccccttttTTCTATTCAATCTTTCCCCTACAACCACCCGGCGCTTTGAGTCAACATGTTGGACGGCAAGTCTCGGCTTGTCTCCGCAGCTTGAttgctctctgtctctgacttACTTTTCTCCTCTCACATGCTCTGTTGCGGTTGGTCGTTCCCTGTCCATCATGCTCTCCTGTCCTATCTAAAGCTGTGAGCCGGTCCTGTAATTACCTTGCCGGTTCCGGCAAGGAGTCCGCATTATTGCACCAACTGTGAAGACTTGGCTAACTGTTCCTCTTGATATTTACAAAATGAGCTAGCTTTTTTTGCATGTGTACTGTGCAGCTCAAGCAAGACGAGTCTAATATATAGTTAATTTCTCCATGGAGCTCACACAtggcttttgttttttatggCTTCGTTTTCCCTAAAACACTTATGAGGTGTTAATATTTCTGCTTAATTACTTTTTAAAGTACTTATACTTGCACTTTGCTTCTCTCCACCATGAGGAGCAGACATCCAACCTTGTTGTGCTTATGCAAAGACAACAAGGgtactttgatttttttttttaaatgaccttGATCATGGTAATCTGATGCCTTTATTTTGGGTAGATTCAACTGAGTAACAGTTATTGTCTTCTGAATCCAATACCTGCCGTGCCTTAATCCAACTTCAAACCCTTCTATCCTGTAAATCTCCTCCAGTTTTCTTCCTCCTTAGCAACAAAGATACAATATAATTACAGGCCTTTGGGAATCACAACAATTTACACTCTTTTAGCAACCATGCGGTTCATTTGTCAGCCAGACAGTCAACAAGCTGAGGTGAGCTGTCACTCTCTCCTCAGGTGCAGTTGTATCACCCAGCACACCTGGAACATGACTCATCTAAAAACTATAGATGTAGGGTTTTGCCACCCCACAGGTCGCTGCGGGGTGAAAGTGTAATTCCCAGAAAATCCCCATTCATTTCTGTATTTCAGGGTGACGTGTGGTTCAGCTCTGTGATGTGCTGATAATTGCATTTCCACGCTCAGAAATCTGTGTGCTGTGTTGCAGGAACTACGTTCAGAGATTGAACTGGAGGTCCTTGGAGATACGGAAGAGCTCCAGATGTCCTTTACAACCATCTGCCCAAATGGGACTGTGCTCCCAGATCTAAAACGCTGCACCAACATCAAACCTGGAGAGACGGTCTGTTATTATGCTCTACATTTCTCCTGCACGACATTTTTAGAGCAGAAGATTTCACGTTGCTGTTCAACTTACACTAACAAAGAAGTCAAACGACTTGTAATTATAAAGCATGTATAAACTAGAAGAAATAGAGAGATATATGACAATCAATTTATTGTTTGAGTTGACAATACCACAGAAACTGCGGTATCGTTAGCTTGTGTAGTTTAAAAACCTTTACGCAAAAGGCACCCATTGGATGATGCAGAAAAGCATTTCAGCATAATATAAAAGATTTTTGATTAATAAggaaattgtttttaaaaaaataaatgcagacaTCTGATAAGGCTTTCTTTATAGGCAGAGTCACACAGCATTTTCACTCAGACTGTGATCAGGATGTATTTCCGACACACAATCTCAACAGACTGGGCCGGCCTACCTTTAATTGCGATTATTTGCTATTGAGCAAACAAATCCTTGGCGTAGGCCAGGCTACATGGTGAGGAGCTGTTTGTTCATCCACTCCTCAGTTCCACGCCCATTCTGATGAGCTCACCACATACACAGACACTGCCCAGCCATTAAAATAAAGCACAGCGCCACAAATGCACACAGTTCtaacatataaataaataataaataaaaaccctGTAGTTTTTCACTGATCTGAATGGCTGTTTTATCACCTTTGAACAATAGACTGGAATATTTATGGAACTGTGTGTTTTGCTCCGCAGGTAGTGTTTAATGTGTCCGTGGCGCTGCCAGAATGCCTGTCTGGACTTCGGCACTTGTTCCTCAAGCCTGTGGGCTTGCAGGACAGTTTAGAGGTGGAACTGAAGTCTCTGTGCTCCTGTGACTGCCAGTCACCTCCTAATGCAAACAGTAGCCAGTGCGCAGAAGGCCAAGGGACTTTCCATTGTggggtgtgcgtgtgtcagcCAGGGTTTATGGGCGCAGAGTGTGAATGCAGCGAGGAAAGCACCTTGTCTAGTAACTGTCTCGCCAACAATGGGTCCGAGGTATGCAGCGGACAGGGACAGTGCTACTgtggccagtgtgtgtgtcataCGTCCAACTTTGGACGCATCTATGGCCATCACTGCGAGTGTGACAATTACTCATGCGCTCGCTTCCGTGGGGAGCTCTGCGGGGGTGAGTGACACACGACCGTCATACATTATTCATGCGTTTTCGAATCTCTCATTTTGGCCACTTTGCTCCCGCAGGCCACGGAGTGTGTGACTGCGGCGAGTGTCACTGTGAGAGCGGCTGGGAGGGACACTATTGCAACTGCAGTACCGGTACAGAGGCGTGCGTGTCAGAGGATGGCACTCTCTGCAGCGGTCGCGGGAGATGCGAGTGTGGCCACTGCGTGTGCTCCATACCCGGAGCGTCCGGGGACAGGTGTGAAAAGTGCCCCACATGTGGAGACGCCTGCAACTCTGCAAGGTGAGAAGCCATTAGCGGCGTCAGTTTGTGAATCAAGATGTAACGTGATGGGTTTTGTCTCTCACTGCAGCTCCCTCTGCCGAAAGATATAAAATGTCATCGCCTCACGCCACATGATCCGTCTGTTCTTTTTAGCACAGGCGTATCCAATTCTCGCTCCCTTTTACGTGTGTCTGCACTTTCCATGTGACATCAAAAGACAGCTAATGCCCCCAACATAGCAAGAGATTTCCTTTCTGCATTGTAAAGCAGCTGTCAGGATTAGTGCCATTTAATACCACTGTTGTGAAGGAGACCTGTGATAGGGAGTGAAGCAAGCCTTGGGAAAACTGTGATAAGTGACCATCTCTGTGATTTCTTTGTGTTGAAGACTCAGTAAACTTTTTGCTTCCCAAAAGGTTTTGTGTTGCCGCTGAGTAAAACCTGATCTGTTCCTCCCCTGTTGTACCATTAGGACCTGTGTAGAATGccacctggaggaagaggatgctgaATTATGTGACCAGCAGTGCAGCATCCCTAAGATTTCCATCAATTCAACAGCAGGTAAAGGATACCTTTTCACTACCTTTTAAACTTGAGCTGAATTAAATTTCAATGTAGAATGTGCTGTTGGCTCAGGCTTGATAAATTAAAAACTTAAATATTGAATTGAAATTGAAAATTGCAGTGTTTCTGGGAACCTGAATAGAATGTGTTCGTGTTTGCCTGTTGTTTGGTGCTGTGGAATGTGCAGTATTTCCACAACAAACTTTAACGTGATAAAATTCAAGGGAAACGTTGAATGAAAACAGAATGTAGGGCAAGTTTCAAATTGACCTGGGTTGGTGCTTCATGCAGAGACAAGCATTGATAAGGCATCAACTCCATGCACCAACTGCACAGCTGGAactcttttttttacctgaaaaTGCTTGTTGTTGCTTCTGTTTATCCTACAAGCTCAGTGTTTTTGATAGTGATATCGGTGTTCAACAATGCTAAATTCTCCCATGGGTCAGAGAGTTGAAGTAATGCCAACCTACATCAACTTGGGTGTCTCCTTGCAGCCCCTCGTTCTCTTACACACACCATCCGTGTAGCGCCACCACAATGGAAACATATTATTTACCTTGTCGTACAAGCAGTGCTATTGTAGCGCATGTGAACAGCCAAAGGTACCTCGTCTTCTTTTGTGGATGAGGACATTTTAAAGAAACGATATCTAGTATCTGATCATCAGAGGAGATTGTCTGTCTTGAGATGGGAAATGCAATGATATGctctacacacatgcacacgcaccaGATTTTAGCCTTTGATATGGAAATCACATTCACTGACAGCACAACAGAGACAAGTGTATCCGTTTACACTCTGAGAACAAAGTGGTCCAAAGGGAAGGCGATATGGGATGGACTGCTGCTTCTCTTATGGACATGCATGTTCTCCTTCTTTCTCAGATTATGACAAGAGCGCCTCACTGCAGTGCACTGTGATGACAGAGAACGAGTGTTGGATCTCTTTCAACGTGGTGGCAAGTGAGACGCGGACCATCGCATACAATCTCCAGATATACGGTGAGTTTACAGCAAACTCTATTAAGAAAAATGGAGTTCTTGTATAAGTCCTTGATCGGCGTCTGTTTTTCCAGGTTGTCCAGAGGCTCCTGGGATGCTCGTGATTATTCTAGGGCTTTCCCTTTCCGTTGTGTGCATCGGCCTCATTCTGCTGGTTGTGTGGAAGGTGCTGGTGTCGGTCCATGACCGCAAAGAGGTGGCCAAGTTCGAGGCCGAGCGGTCAAAGGCGAAATGGCAGACGGTACGGTCTATAACCAGAAATCCAACCATGGAATGTATTTTGGTGTAGTGCAGCGTTGAATCTTTGGTCTTCAATCGATCATatgtgaaaacaaaacaaacaaaacattaCTGTTTCATTCTTGA
Proteins encoded in this region:
- the itgb6 gene encoding integrin beta-6, which codes for MGLILLSLILRYWINSVQGSCSAGSAATCDECLQLSSHCAWCTQENFTDWFSVGERCDAPDALLVKGCARSYLEFPVSKAQVLQDLPLGKKSETHNSTQISPQKIALKMRPGSQVTFQVKVQHTEDYPVDLYYLMDLSASMMDDLQKIKDLGSSLSKEMANLTSKFHMGFGSFVEKPTLPFIKITEEELADPCSGISSSLTCLPTFGYKHMLSLTSDTDKFNQIIAKQRVSANIDLPECGFDAIMQAAVCGDKIGWRNDSMRLLVFVSDADSHFGMDSKMAGIVIPNDGHCHLDANNEYSMSTMLEYPTLGQLIDKVVENNILLIFAVTEPQIHNYKNYANFIPGATVGVLATDSRNILELIVTAYKELRSEIELEVLGDTEELQMSFTTICPNGTVLPDLKRCTNIKPGETVVFNVSVALPECLSGLRHLFLKPVGLQDSLEVELKSLCSCDCQSPPNANSSQCAEGQGTFHCGVCVCQPGFMGAECECSEESTLSSNCLANNGSEVCSGQGQCYCGQCVCHTSNFGRIYGHHCECDNYSCARFRGELCGGHGVCDCGECHCESGWEGHYCNCSTGTEACVSEDGTLCSGRGRCECGHCVCSIPGASGDRCEKCPTCGDACNSARTCVECHLEEEDAELCDQQCSIPKISINSTADYDKSASLQCTVMTENECWISFNVVASETRTIAYNLQIYGCPEAPGMLVIILGLSLSVVCIGLILLVVWKVLVSVHDRKEVAKFEAERSKAKWQTGTNPLFRSSTSTFKNVTYRETHRDKNITLDYCS